Proteins encoded by one window of Vigna radiata var. radiata cultivar VC1973A chromosome 5, Vradiata_ver6, whole genome shotgun sequence:
- the LOC106760721 gene encoding eugenol synthase 1-like — translation MERKNRIVVFGGTGYIGKHLVKASLSLGHPTFVYTRPLTSQTLPSKTQLCKEFTSMRVTLLQGELEYEEILEAIKKADIVISALAYPQVMDQLKIIEAIKVAGNIKRFVPSGFGAEEDRIKPLAPFEALLEKKMKIRREIEAAGIPYTSVSANCCAAYFVNYLLRPYEEDVKNIVVYGNGEAKAVLNYEEDIGMYTVKAANDPRTRNRVVICRLPKNIVSQNELISLWEIKCGHNFSHTFILEEELVKQSQTLPSPENIPVSILHSVFVRGDLMNFELGKDDLEASELYPDYNYTSIDQLLDIFLLHPLPPASAAFE, via the exons atggagagaaagaaTAGGATTGTTGTGTTTGGAGGAACTGGTTACATAGGTAAGCATTTGGTGAAAGCAAGTCTCTCTTTAGGTCATCCAACTTTCGTCTATACTCGTCCTCTTACTTCACAAACTCTACCTTCCAAGACACAACTTTGCAAGGAATTCACATCCATGAGAGTCACTCTTCTACAG GGAGAACTGGAGTATGAAGAGATTCTAGAAGCAATTAAAAAAGCAGATATTGTGATAAGTGCGTTGGCTTACCCTCAAGTCATGGACCAACTCAAAATCATAGAAGCCATCAAAGTTGCTGGAAACATAAAG AGATTTGTTCCATCAGGATTTGGAGCAGAAGAAGATAGAATAAAGCCTCTTGCTCCATTTGAAGCTTtgcttgaaaagaaaatgaaaatcagaAGAGAAATTGAAGCTGCAGGAATTCCTTACACTTCTGTTTCTGCAAATTGTTGTGCTGCATACTTTGTCAATTATTTACTTCGTCCATATGAAGAAGATGTGAAGAACATTGTTGTCTATGGGAATGGTGAAGCCAAAG CTGTACTAAATTACGAAGAAGACATTGGCATGTACACTGTTAAAGCTGCAAATGATCCAAGAACACGCAATAGAGTGGTAATTTGTCGGCTTCCAAAGAATATCGTATCACAGAATGAGCTGATATCACTCTGGGAGATAAAATGTGGTCACAATTTTAGCCACACTTTTATTTTGGAAGAAGAACTAGTCAAACAATCACAGA CATTACCTTCTCCAGAGAATATTCCAGTTTCCATTCTCCATAGTGTGTTTGTCAGAGGAGATCTCATGAACTTTGAGTTAGGAAAAGATGATCTTGAAGCTTCAGAGTTATATCCTGATTACAACTATACCTCCATTGATCAACttcttgatatttttcttcttcatcctttgcCTCCTGCAT
- the LOC106762863 gene encoding putative N(4)-(beta-N-acetylglucosaminyl)-L-asparaginase GL17147 isoform X3 has product MVALRLWMPWLKVALHVRNSVGPGGSPDENGETTIDALIMDGLTMEVGAVAAMRYVTDGIKAAKLVMRHTEHTLLVGEKASEFAISMGLPGPTNLSSPESMETWTKWKDGRCQPNFRKNVSPANSCGPYSPTHYLQHPGETCSSIGHILTSNSGLPRVGLHSHDTISMAVIDRMGHIAVGTSTNGATFKIPGRVGDGPIVGSSAYAVEEVGACCATGDGDIMMRFLPCYQVVESMRLGMDPKLAANDAIARIAKKFPDFLGAVVALNKKGEHAGACHGWTFKYSVRSPAMKDVEVFTVLP; this is encoded by the exons ATGGTGGCTCTTCGGCTGTGGATGCCGTGGTTGAAGGTTGCTCTACATGTGAGGAACTCAG TTGGTCCAGGTGGAAGTCCAGATGAGAATGGAGAAACTACAATTGATGCTCTTATCATGGATGGG TTGACAATGGAAGTAGGAGCTGTTGCAGCCATGAGATACGTAACTGATGGAATCAAGGCTGCCAAGTTAGTGATGCGACATACTGAACATACTTTGCTTGTAGGAGAGAAAGCATCAGAATTTGCTATTTCAATGGGTCTTCCGGGACCTACAAACTTGAGCTCACCAGAATCAATGGAGACGTGGACCAAATGGAAAGATGGTCGCTGTCAACCAAATTTCAGGAAAAATGTGTCACCTGCAAATAGTTGTGGTCCTTATAGTCCAACACATTACCTGCAGCATCCTGGTGAAACATGCTCCAGTATCGGTCATATTCTGACTAGTAATTCTGGATTACCTCGTGTTGGTCTTCATAGCCATGATACTATATCAATGGCTGTTATTGATAGA ATGGGACACATTGCCGTTGGCACATCAACGAATGGGGCAACATTCAAGATTCCTGGCAG GGTAGGTGATGGTCCCATAGTTGGATCCTCTGCATATGCTGTAGAGGAAGTTGGTGCATGTTGTGCAACTGGGGATGGTGACATCATGATGCGCTTCCTTCCATG CTATCAAGTTGTGGAAAGTATGAGGTTGGGAATGGATCCCAAACTTGCTGCCAATGACGCAATAGCGCGAATAGCGAAAAAATTTCCAGATTTTTTGGGAGCCGTTGTTGCCCTCAATAAAAAGGGGGAGCATGCTGGTGCCTGCCATGGTTGGACATTTAAATACTCAGTAAGGAGCCCTGCAATGAAAGACGTTGAAGTTTTTACTGTGCTACCCTGA
- the LOC106762863 gene encoding putative N(4)-(beta-N-acetylglucosaminyl)-L-asparaginase GL17147 isoform X4 has translation MDGLTMEVGAVAAMRYVTDGIKAAKLVMRHTEHTLLVGEKASEFAISMGLPGPTNLSSPESMETWTKWKDGRCQPNFRKNVSPANSCGPYSPTHYLQHPGETCSSIGHILTSNSGLPRVGLHSHDTISMAVIDRMGHIAVGTSTNGATFKIPGRVGDGPIVGSSAYAVEEVGACCATGDGDIMMRFLPCYQVVESMRLGMDPKLAANDAIARIAKKFPDFLGAVVALNKKGEHAGACHGWTFKYSVRSPAMKDVEVFTVLP, from the exons ATGGATGGG TTGACAATGGAAGTAGGAGCTGTTGCAGCCATGAGATACGTAACTGATGGAATCAAGGCTGCCAAGTTAGTGATGCGACATACTGAACATACTTTGCTTGTAGGAGAGAAAGCATCAGAATTTGCTATTTCAATGGGTCTTCCGGGACCTACAAACTTGAGCTCACCAGAATCAATGGAGACGTGGACCAAATGGAAAGATGGTCGCTGTCAACCAAATTTCAGGAAAAATGTGTCACCTGCAAATAGTTGTGGTCCTTATAGTCCAACACATTACCTGCAGCATCCTGGTGAAACATGCTCCAGTATCGGTCATATTCTGACTAGTAATTCTGGATTACCTCGTGTTGGTCTTCATAGCCATGATACTATATCAATGGCTGTTATTGATAGA ATGGGACACATTGCCGTTGGCACATCAACGAATGGGGCAACATTCAAGATTCCTGGCAG GGTAGGTGATGGTCCCATAGTTGGATCCTCTGCATATGCTGTAGAGGAAGTTGGTGCATGTTGTGCAACTGGGGATGGTGACATCATGATGCGCTTCCTTCCATG CTATCAAGTTGTGGAAAGTATGAGGTTGGGAATGGATCCCAAACTTGCTGCCAATGACGCAATAGCGCGAATAGCGAAAAAATTTCCAGATTTTTTGGGAGCCGTTGTTGCCCTCAATAAAAAGGGGGAGCATGCTGGTGCCTGCCATGGTTGGACATTTAAATACTCAGTAAGGAGCCCTGCAATGAAAGACGTTGAAGTTTTTACTGTGCTACCCTGA
- the LOC106762863 gene encoding N(4)-(Beta-N-acetylglucosaminyl)-L-asparaginase isoform X2, with product MPAKSFVIIFLLPLFSVVVGHETVQSEEYPLVVSTWPFVEAVRAAWKAVDGGSSAVDAVVEGCSTCEELRCDGTVGPGGSPDENGETTIDALIMDGLTMEVGAVAAMRYVTDGIKAAKLVMRHTEHTLLVGEKASEFAISMGLPGPTNLSSPESMETWTKWKDGRCQPNFRKNVSPANSCGPYSPTHYLQHPGETCSSIGHILTSNSGLPRVGLHSHDTISMAVIDRMGHIAVGTSTNGATFKIPGRVGDGPIVGSSAYAVEEVGACCATGDGDIMMRFLPCYQVVESMRLGMDPKLAANDAIARIAKKFPDFLGAVVALNKKGEHAGACHGWTFKYSVRSPAMKDVEVFTVLP from the exons ATGCCTGCAAAGTCCTTCGTCATTATCTTCCTTCTCCCTCTATTCTCTGTG GTGGTGGGACATGAAACCGTGCAATCGGAAGAGTACCCTTTGGTTGTGAGCACGTGGCCCTTTGTTGAGGCTGTCAGAGCTGCATGGAAGGCTGTTGATGGTGGCTCTTCGGCTGTGGATGCCGTGGTTGAAGGTTGCTCTACATGTGAGGAACTCAGGTGTGATGGAACAG TTGGTCCAGGTGGAAGTCCAGATGAGAATGGAGAAACTACAATTGATGCTCTTATCATGGATGGG TTGACAATGGAAGTAGGAGCTGTTGCAGCCATGAGATACGTAACTGATGGAATCAAGGCTGCCAAGTTAGTGATGCGACATACTGAACATACTTTGCTTGTAGGAGAGAAAGCATCAGAATTTGCTATTTCAATGGGTCTTCCGGGACCTACAAACTTGAGCTCACCAGAATCAATGGAGACGTGGACCAAATGGAAAGATGGTCGCTGTCAACCAAATTTCAGGAAAAATGTGTCACCTGCAAATAGTTGTGGTCCTTATAGTCCAACACATTACCTGCAGCATCCTGGTGAAACATGCTCCAGTATCGGTCATATTCTGACTAGTAATTCTGGATTACCTCGTGTTGGTCTTCATAGCCATGATACTATATCAATGGCTGTTATTGATAGA ATGGGACACATTGCCGTTGGCACATCAACGAATGGGGCAACATTCAAGATTCCTGGCAG GGTAGGTGATGGTCCCATAGTTGGATCCTCTGCATATGCTGTAGAGGAAGTTGGTGCATGTTGTGCAACTGGGGATGGTGACATCATGATGCGCTTCCTTCCATG CTATCAAGTTGTGGAAAGTATGAGGTTGGGAATGGATCCCAAACTTGCTGCCAATGACGCAATAGCGCGAATAGCGAAAAAATTTCCAGATTTTTTGGGAGCCGTTGTTGCCCTCAATAAAAAGGGGGAGCATGCTGGTGCCTGCCATGGTTGGACATTTAAATACTCAGTAAGGAGCCCTGCAATGAAAGACGTTGAAGTTTTTACTGTGCTACCCTGA
- the LOC106762863 gene encoding N(4)-(Beta-N-acetylglucosaminyl)-L-asparaginase isoform X1, giving the protein MSWKVFSYPNQNLQIGLLLMRFRDLGEQWYNLHHQSISMPAKSFVIIFLLPLFSVVVGHETVQSEEYPLVVSTWPFVEAVRAAWKAVDGGSSAVDAVVEGCSTCEELRCDGTVGPGGSPDENGETTIDALIMDGLTMEVGAVAAMRYVTDGIKAAKLVMRHTEHTLLVGEKASEFAISMGLPGPTNLSSPESMETWTKWKDGRCQPNFRKNVSPANSCGPYSPTHYLQHPGETCSSIGHILTSNSGLPRVGLHSHDTISMAVIDRMGHIAVGTSTNGATFKIPGRVGDGPIVGSSAYAVEEVGACCATGDGDIMMRFLPCYQVVESMRLGMDPKLAANDAIARIAKKFPDFLGAVVALNKKGEHAGACHGWTFKYSVRSPAMKDVEVFTVLP; this is encoded by the exons ATGTCTTGGAAAGTGTTCTCTTATCCCAATCAAAATCTCCAAATTGGGTTGCTCTTAATGCGTTTCAGAGACCTCGGAGAACAGTGGTACAACCTCCATCACCAATCCATCTCCATGCCTGCAAAGTCCTTCGTCATTATCTTCCTTCTCCCTCTATTCTCTGTG GTGGTGGGACATGAAACCGTGCAATCGGAAGAGTACCCTTTGGTTGTGAGCACGTGGCCCTTTGTTGAGGCTGTCAGAGCTGCATGGAAGGCTGTTGATGGTGGCTCTTCGGCTGTGGATGCCGTGGTTGAAGGTTGCTCTACATGTGAGGAACTCAGGTGTGATGGAACAG TTGGTCCAGGTGGAAGTCCAGATGAGAATGGAGAAACTACAATTGATGCTCTTATCATGGATGGG TTGACAATGGAAGTAGGAGCTGTTGCAGCCATGAGATACGTAACTGATGGAATCAAGGCTGCCAAGTTAGTGATGCGACATACTGAACATACTTTGCTTGTAGGAGAGAAAGCATCAGAATTTGCTATTTCAATGGGTCTTCCGGGACCTACAAACTTGAGCTCACCAGAATCAATGGAGACGTGGACCAAATGGAAAGATGGTCGCTGTCAACCAAATTTCAGGAAAAATGTGTCACCTGCAAATAGTTGTGGTCCTTATAGTCCAACACATTACCTGCAGCATCCTGGTGAAACATGCTCCAGTATCGGTCATATTCTGACTAGTAATTCTGGATTACCTCGTGTTGGTCTTCATAGCCATGATACTATATCAATGGCTGTTATTGATAGA ATGGGACACATTGCCGTTGGCACATCAACGAATGGGGCAACATTCAAGATTCCTGGCAG GGTAGGTGATGGTCCCATAGTTGGATCCTCTGCATATGCTGTAGAGGAAGTTGGTGCATGTTGTGCAACTGGGGATGGTGACATCATGATGCGCTTCCTTCCATG CTATCAAGTTGTGGAAAGTATGAGGTTGGGAATGGATCCCAAACTTGCTGCCAATGACGCAATAGCGCGAATAGCGAAAAAATTTCCAGATTTTTTGGGAGCCGTTGTTGCCCTCAATAAAAAGGGGGAGCATGCTGGTGCCTGCCATGGTTGGACATTTAAATACTCAGTAAGGAGCCCTGCAATGAAAGACGTTGAAGTTTTTACTGTGCTACCCTGA
- the LOC106762863 gene encoding putative N(4)-(beta-N-acetylglucosaminyl)-L-asparaginase GL17147 isoform X5, translated as MEVGAVAAMRYVTDGIKAAKLVMRHTEHTLLVGEKASEFAISMGLPGPTNLSSPESMETWTKWKDGRCQPNFRKNVSPANSCGPYSPTHYLQHPGETCSSIGHILTSNSGLPRVGLHSHDTISMAVIDRMGHIAVGTSTNGATFKIPGRVGDGPIVGSSAYAVEEVGACCATGDGDIMMRFLPCYQVVESMRLGMDPKLAANDAIARIAKKFPDFLGAVVALNKKGEHAGACHGWTFKYSVRSPAMKDVEVFTVLP; from the exons ATGGAAGTAGGAGCTGTTGCAGCCATGAGATACGTAACTGATGGAATCAAGGCTGCCAAGTTAGTGATGCGACATACTGAACATACTTTGCTTGTAGGAGAGAAAGCATCAGAATTTGCTATTTCAATGGGTCTTCCGGGACCTACAAACTTGAGCTCACCAGAATCAATGGAGACGTGGACCAAATGGAAAGATGGTCGCTGTCAACCAAATTTCAGGAAAAATGTGTCACCTGCAAATAGTTGTGGTCCTTATAGTCCAACACATTACCTGCAGCATCCTGGTGAAACATGCTCCAGTATCGGTCATATTCTGACTAGTAATTCTGGATTACCTCGTGTTGGTCTTCATAGCCATGATACTATATCAATGGCTGTTATTGATAGA ATGGGACACATTGCCGTTGGCACATCAACGAATGGGGCAACATTCAAGATTCCTGGCAG GGTAGGTGATGGTCCCATAGTTGGATCCTCTGCATATGCTGTAGAGGAAGTTGGTGCATGTTGTGCAACTGGGGATGGTGACATCATGATGCGCTTCCTTCCATG CTATCAAGTTGTGGAAAGTATGAGGTTGGGAATGGATCCCAAACTTGCTGCCAATGACGCAATAGCGCGAATAGCGAAAAAATTTCCAGATTTTTTGGGAGCCGTTGTTGCCCTCAATAAAAAGGGGGAGCATGCTGGTGCCTGCCATGGTTGGACATTTAAATACTCAGTAAGGAGCCCTGCAATGAAAGACGTTGAAGTTTTTACTGTGCTACCCTGA